A portion of the Poecilia reticulata strain Guanapo linkage group LG23, Guppy_female_1.0+MT, whole genome shotgun sequence genome contains these proteins:
- the nrf1 gene encoding nuclear respiratory factor 1: protein MDEHTVNTTEHMTTIEASAVSQQVHVTTFTEASMMSAEEDSTSSPDDDPYDDTDILNSAGTDEVTAHLAAAGPVGMAAAAAVATGKKRKRPHIFESNPSIRKRQQTRLLRKLRATLDEYTTRVGQQAIVLCVSPSKPNPVFKVFGAAPLENVVRKYKSMMLEDLENALAEHAPAGGELASELPPLTIDGIPVSVDKMTQAQLRAFIPEMLKYSTGRGKPGWGKESCKPVWWPDDIPWANVRSDVRTEEQKQRVSWTQALRTIVKNCYKQHGREDLLYAFEDQQVTTVSAAQHHLTAAQSIAHLVPSQTVVQTVNNPDGTVSLIQVGTGHTVATLADASELPGVTVAQVNYSTVTDGENWATLQGGEMTIQTTQASEATQAVASLAEAAVAASQEMQSGATVTMALNSEAAAHAVATLAEATLQGGGQIVLAETAAAVGALAGVQDATGLVQIPVSMYQTVVTSLAQGNRPVQVAMAPVATRIDNTVTLDGQAVEVVTLEQ from the exons ATGGACGAACACACCGTGAACACGACAGAACACATGACCACCATCGAGGCGAGCGCCGTCAGCCAGCAG GTACACGTGACCACCTTCACAGAAGCTTCGATGATGAGCGCGGAGGAAGACTCGACGTCCTCGCCGGACGACGACCCCTACGATGACACGGACATCCTCAATTCAGCTGGCACTGATGAGGTCACTGCTCACCTGGCTGCTGCAG GTCCAGTAGGCATGGCTGCGGCTGCCGCCGTAGCAACCGGCAAGAAACGAAAAAGACCTCACATCTTTGAGTCCAACCCTTCCATCCGGAAAAGGCAGCAAACCCGTCTGCTCAG GAAACTGCGTGCCACACTGGACGAATACACCACCAGAGTGGGCCAGCAGGCCATAGTGCTGTGCGTCTCTCCCTCCAAACCGAACCCGGTGTTTAAAGTTTTTGGTGCGGCTCCTCTGGAGAACGTA GTAAGGAAGTATAAGAGCATGATGTTGGAGGACCTGGAAAACGCGCTGGCTGAGCACGCGCCTGCAGGTGGAGAGCTGGCCTCAGAGCTGCCGCCGCTCACCATCGACGGCATCCCAGTCTCCGTGGATAAGATGACACAG GCTCAACTGCGAGCCTTCATTCCAGAGATGCTGAAGTACTCGACGGGCCGAGGAAAGCCCGGCTGGGGCAAGGAGAGCTGCAAGCCCGTGTGGTGGCCTGACGACATCCCCTGGGCCAACGTTCGCAGCGACGTCCGCACCGAGGAGCAGAAGCAAAGA GTGTCGTGGACGCAGGCGTTGCGGACCATAGTGAAGAACTGCTACAAGCAGCACGGCCGCGAGGATCTGCTGTACGCGTTCGAGGACCAGCAGGTGACGACCGTGAGCGCCGCCCAGCACCACCTGACGGCGGCCCAGAGCATCGCTCACCTGGTGCCATCGCAGACTGTCGTGCAGACCGTCAACAACCCCGACGGAACCGTCTCGCTCATCCAG gtcGGCACGGGACACACGGTCGCAACTCTGGCAGACGCGTCCGAGCTTCCCGGCGTCACGGTGGCGCAGGTCAACTACTCGACTGTTACAGACGGGGAG AACTGGGCCACACTCCAGGGAGGAGAGATGACCATCCAGACAACTCAAGCGTCAGAGGCCACGCAGGCCGTAGCGTCGCTGGCTGAAGCCGCAGTCGCTGCCAGTCAAGAGATGCAGTCTGGAGCCACCGTAACCATGGCTCTCAACAG CGAGGCAGCAGCCCACGCCGTAGCAACGCTGGCCGAGGCCACTCTTCAAGGAGGGGGTCAGATCGTGCTGGCGGAGACGGCAGCTGCTGTGGGGGCTCTGGCCGGGGTCCAGGACGCTACAG GATTGGTCCAGATCCCGGTCAGCATGTACCAGACGGTAGTGACCAGCCTCGCCCAGGGCAACCGGCCGGTTCAGGTGGCGATGGCGCCCGTCGCCACGCGCATAGACAACACGGTCACGCTGGACGGCCAGGCGGTGGAGGTCGTGACCTTGGAGCAGTGA